GAGAAGTCATTTACGTGGTTTTTGCCTAGGTGTCAATCATAGAGAGAGTATAAGAGAATTGTTATAATTTGATTAGTTAAATGATATTTAATTTTTAATTATTTTAATTAGATCTAAAATAAAAAGTAAGTCTAGAACTAATTAATGTAACTTACCAATAGTCTAAATGATATTACAAATAATAATTTATGGTAAACTAACTGTCAAAATTATAGAAAGTGTAATAATGTTTGATTAATTTTTTTTATATTTATATACTACATAATATAATTAGTCGAACACAATTTCTAGAAATCGATATAATGATTTCATATTCTTAAATAAAACATTATATTCATATATAAAGAAATAAAGCATTTATAAAATTATCTATCATGGCTTACAAAATTATTTTATCTTAATTTTAAATTATTTATATGAGTTTATAAAACATTTATAAAAAATACAAATTCTCCTAAAAATTAAAATAGAAGTCACTTAAGTGAATTTTTCTTACATGTCGATCATTTTTGAAGTCTTAAGAATTTTTTTTATAATTTACTTGGTCGATAATTTTTAATTTAATTTAATTTATTTTTGATTTAAAATAAAATAAAAATATAGATTCAAATAATATCACTTGCCAAAAATATAAATTATATTACAAATACTGATTTATGGTAACTAATTGTTGAAATTATATAAAGAATATTTAACGCTTGATTAATTCTTTTTTATATTTATAAACTACATAATATAATGAACGGAACTTTTTAAAATTTTATTATTTTAATTATATCTAAAATAAAAATACAAGTCTAAAACTAATTACTATCACTTGCCAAATAACCTAAATAATATTACAAATAATAATTAATGGTAGCTAATTTTCAAAAATATAGAAAGTGTAATAATGTTTGATCAATTATTTTTATATTTATATACTACATAAAATAATGAATATAAAACAATTTATAGAAATCGATATAATGATTTTATATTCATATAAAAATATAGTTGTATCTATAATAATCTCTTATAATGTCCATATATGCTTTATAAGTAATTAGGCTTTGAAAATTTGGAAGACTATATTTAACGGATCATGTTAAGTCAAATAATATAGTAAATAAGGTAATGTTATGGTTGAAAAGAATTCTAAGATGGATTTTTAGTTCGTTTATTGTATGTTTTGTATTACTATTTAAAGAGAGAAATAAATATTTGACAAAAATATGTAAAAAAATTAGGAAAATATTAGCAAAAATTTAATAAAAAGAACGAAATGATGACGAGAAAAAACAAGAAGAGCTCGGAGAAGATGCATAATAGGTATTGGAGAAGTTAATGTGATAATTACATATATAATTCTACAAGCATTTGTTATTACGAAATATTCATCGGTTATTTTTACATCAAATTTATGAAAACTTTACGACTGATTTTCAAACTATATGAAGTTAAAAATTATATTTTTAATGTTTCTAATTATTATTCATACAATAATATTTCCGCGAATTCACGGGCAACCACGTAGTTATGATATTATAAACGACGATAAAAATATTACAGACGTTTCTACACTCGGCAATTCTACATGCCTTTAGTGGATTCACATCTTAACTGCATCCTGAGCCGTCCTATGGAATATACGCTTGACGGAATTCCTTGCACCATAATGCAGATCTCTTGTAAGTGTTTTTTTCATTAGTTTTTCATAATTTCGCATTTTCTAAGAATCGAAACTCAGACTTCATAATGTAATAAAAGAACCATTAATCAAACAATTGGACCAAGTAGACTTCTACTATTTACCTAGTTAGCTTACCTTGATCGTCATGAGTCATGATGAATCATGACCAAACGCTTATGACTGTATATACGGGATGTATATATCTAGATGAGACTTTGAACATTATCTCCCACAGCTCTCTGTTTCAAATTTTTAAAAGTTTTGCTGTTATGATGATTAGTGTGGTATGTAAACCTTGTAAAATGCTAGAAATATCATTAGTTATAGAAAGTTCCAAATATATGACATACTGATTTGAGCAGCATTTAAATTTTGAGGAAAAAAACATTCTGATATTAAAAACAATGTAGTATCCTAGATGGAGTCAACTACAAAGACCTTTCTTTGTCTTTCATTAACCAAAATAAACATTTGATGAATCTAAGAAGCCGTGTACAACCAAAAATAGTATTCCTTCCTTTCAAAAATTTACATATTTTAGATTTTTCACACATTTTAACAAAATACATTAAATTTACATAATTTTTTGTGACTATTTTATTTTCCATAATTTTAAACCAATAAAAATCTAATAAGTGCAATTAAATTTTTTGAAGTTTGCAATTAATAACTAAAACATGCAAAAATAAATTTTTTTGAAACAAAATTTTTCTCTAAAATATGTAATTTTACGAAACGGATGGAGTACAAATCAAGAAGACCACATATAAACAAGCTATCTAGAGTATGATCTTATGCAGCCCACTGCCCACACTACCAAAAGTTAATGAATCTCTATATATTTTTTTCACCTCAAGATTAACCCGGTTAAGACATTGTAAAGGATAAACTAAAACCAAAACCACATAACCGTTTCCGTACCGAACCGGAAAAAAACGAACCTATACCATCTGCCTTATCTCCTCTCTGTGTAAGTTGGTGGTCGAGCGAGTGTGAGCCATTGTAGGAGAGCTTCGAGAAGGAAGAAGGAGCCACGATGGTCGTTGCTCTTGCTTGTTCCTCAATCTCTTGTACTTTCACTCCATTTAACCGGTCGAATTCAGTGTTAGCTTGCTCCGGTTCGAATCCTGATCAGAGAAGAAGAACCGTGATCTTCGGTTCGAGCTTAGCGCTCGCCTCGTCTCTGCTCGCTTCCAATCAACAGAGTTTTCCGGTGGAATCTGCGATCGCATTGGAGCAACTTAAGGAAAAAGAAGAGGAGCTTGAGGACGAAGAAGAGAGAAATGTCAATCTCTTCCAGGTTTTTTGACAATTTCGAAACTCCTTTTCTTTTGTCCGTAGAAAATAAAAATCTCAACTTTTGCTGTTTGACAGAAAACTTCGGCGTCTGTTGTGTACATCGAAGACATTGAGCTTCCCAAAACTTCCTCTGATGAATCCAATGTTGAGGAAAATGCAAAGATCGAAGGGACAGGTTCTGGCTTCGTTTGGGACAAGCTTGGTCACATTGTACGCACAAATGAAAAAAACCCTCATCTCAAGTCTCAGGTTCTGAATCCTGGTTGTTTGTTGAACAATTGTAGGTGACAAACTATCATGTCATTGCCAAGTTAGCTACAGATCAGAGTGGTTTACAACGTTGTAAGGTCCTCCATCTTCTTTTATCCATTTGAGCACACGGAAAGAACACAAAGACAGACGTTGTAACTCAAGAGCAAACCATGGTTTTGTGTGTCTTGTGCAGGTGTCTCTAGTTGATGCCATGGGAACAAGATTTACAAAGGATGGGAAAATTGTGGGTCTTGATCCAGACAATGATCTTGCTGTTTTGAAGGTAATCTTGAGGCAATACGACGTTGAACATATTTTCAGACCATTTGAGTCTCAAACTTTTATGTATTGTCATTTTTAACTAATGTTACTATACACTCAGATTGAAACCGAGGGGCGTGAGTTGAAACCTGTTGCTCTTGGTACCTCCAGTGACCTACGCGTAGGTCAGAGTTGCTTTGCGATAGGGAATCCTTATGGATATGAAAACACTTTGACAATAGGGGTAAGGGCTAGGAGAAGATCCTTACATTTTTTTATATATGTTACACTGAAGTCTAAACATTTCACTTGGAAGTGATTGTTTGTTGGTTATCATATGGGGATGATGTAGGTAGTGAGTGGGTTGGGAAGAGAGATACCTTCACCCAACGGGAAGAGTATTCGAGAAGCTATCCAAACAGATGCTGACATTAACTCTGGCAATTCTGGAGGGCCATTGCTTGATTCTTATGGCCATACCATCGGCGTCAACACTGCCACATTCACCCGCAAAGGTTGATGATGTTCCCTTTTACCATATCTAAGAACTTAAACCCCTTGTTCTTCTGACATGACTCGGATACTGAAGAGAATGAGTTTTGTTGTTGCAGGGACTGGTATGTCTTCCGGAGTGAACTTTGCCATTCCCATTGACACAGTTGTTCGAACAGTACCCTATCTCATTGTGTATGGAACAGCATACAGAGACAGATTCTGAAGAAAACAAACATCTTCTCTATTAAATGTAAATATAAAACTCCACAAGGCTTCCAATGCATGTATACATTTATCTTCACAAAGTTATGTGAATCATTCATCATACAATACAAGAACATGGAATCAAATTTTGATTTCGGGGCATAACGAAGAGACCAACTCATCAAGTCTATAAAAGAGGCTCTACTCTTTGAGCTGAATCAATGAAAGTTGTTCCTCGATAGAGCAATCAACATGGCAAGAGGTCCTGCAAGAGGCAGGGATGAGGATCATACCAAGACAACGCTGTTCAGTAGGGGAAGGAGAGGATCTTCTAATGCTGCGATACTCAACGGTGTCTTGGAGGATGATGTTTCCTTGTTTGTCAATGCAGTGGAAACTGCCAAGGAAGAATCTCCCGTCTTTGATTCCAACGAGCATCTGGCGGAACAAAAGCTTCCTCACTCGTGCTATCGGATCTAAACCCGACTCTCCAGAGGTCGACGCAGCGACGGTGGTCGTGCTTCCTCCTGCATCGACTTGTTCCATTTTTCACGACAGGCTCTTGTTCTTGTGTATGCTTTACACACAAAAAGAAGAACAATCAAAGTTATAAACTTTGAATCTTAGAGATGGAAATAACCAAACTTTGAATCTTAGAGATGCAACAAGGCCTAAGAGATACATAGAACCAAAGAAACAAAACCAAAATCGAACAAGGAACGATAATAGCAGAGAGAGAGATAAGATGATGTACGTAGTAGCAGTCTTTGGAGCTTCAAAGGCGAGTGCTCGTGGAACCCTATGACTACTCTACGGCTCCGATTCGCAATCGCAGCTGAGACAATCGTCGGAGAAGACGAAATAAGATAGTTGAATTTCTCCGTCTCTAGGGAGAGGCGAGAGAGACATGGGCCAAGGGCCCATTATCATTTAAATCAGAAAGCCATATAAGAAGCCCAATTGATTTCTTTGTTTTCGGCTCTAATTTGTTCATATTTTTATTTAAAAACAAATTTATTATTATTTTTTAATGATTATCTTGATGAAGGAACAAGTAAATTGTAATTTAGAGACATTAAAATATTTATTAAATGATCAAATACATGTTAAGTTGGAATTTATAAATAATTTATAAACTAATAACTGATTTTACAAATATAAATATAATATTTCTTTAAAATCATGAAAAAAATAATTTTGTATGTAAAATAAAAAGTAAATTGATACAAAAATATGTGAATAATAAAACAAAAGAAAATCAGTGAAGAAAACAAAAATAGATTTTTGACATTATGTAGGGGTTTTTGTTGTAGTTGCACGAAATAGGGTCTTATTAGTCAATTCTGAAGTAACGTGACCAATTTAAGAAATAAAAGATTTGGGAGGCCAGTGCCCCGAAGTGATAAAAGAATCTATCCTATCCGCCGCCGCCCGCCGCCCGCCGCCATCCATCTTCCGGACGATTTCTGTACGAACATCAAAACTCTTATAAGATCGAATACATTGTCTTTCTGTTTTCTCAATTCTATCTTCTGATAATAGATTGCTCTTATCAGCAACCTTTCTCTGTGCTTATCAATCTCAAATCTCACAATGAGTGACCGTAAGAAGCGAAAATCCAATCACAATAACAATAACAACGACTACAAGAATCAAAGGAGGCGATTTTCAAATGCCAACGCTGAAACCATCAACAAAGAAGACCTCGTAATCTACAGAATCCTCTGCCCCGTCGGAATCATCGGTGGCGTCATAGGCAAGAGCGGCAAAGTCATAAACGCCATCAGGGACACCACCAAGGCCAAGATCAAAGTCTTTGACCAGTCACCTGGCTGCACCCAAAGAGTCATCACAATCTACTCCTCGGTTAAGGAGAAAGTCGACGTAACAGAGACCGAGACAGAGCCTCTGTGCTGTGCGCAAGATGCTCTTCTCAGAGTCCATGACACGATCGTGAGCTGTGTGGAGAGTGCTGCTGGTAAGAAGACGGAGGAATGTCGTCTTTTAGTTCCGTCTAGCCAAGCTTCTGGTGTGATTGGTAAAGCTGGTGCGGTTATCAAGAGCATAAGGAGAAGAACTGGAGCTAGTGTTGAGGTTGATTCTAAACATGTCTCGGATCCTTCGCATGCATGTGCCTTGGATTTTGACAATGTAGTTCTGGTTAGTGCCTTTTTTTTTTTTTTTTTTTTTTTTTTTTTTTTTTTTTTTTTTTTGTCAATTATGCTATTACAAACTGCTGAAGCTCTAATTTTCACTTACTTTCGGCTAGTTTTTGTTTTAATTTATGTTTTGTTTTTAAAGATATCTGGTGAGCATAAATCTGTGAAGAAGGCTCTTTACGCTGTTTCTGCTACCATGTACAAGACCAATCCTCGAGAACAGATTCCTCTAGATTCAACAACCGTGCAAGACACTCCAGCTAGTGTTATAGTTCCGTCGGATCTTTCTAGTTATGTCTATCACAGTGCAGGTGTTCCAACGTTTGTAAATGCATCTGAGTTTCAGGGCTTTGCAGAAACCACTAGTCCTGCATCTCATGGTTTTGGCGGGTCTCCTGGATCGAAAGAGCTGGTTTTGAAGGTGTTGTGCCCTGTGTCCCGTATCGGCCGTGTTATCGGGAGAGAAGGCTCGACCATTAAGGGAATGAGAGAAGCGAGCGGTTCTCGTATTGAGGTTAATAAAGCAAATCATGGTGATGATGAGTGTGTTATTATTGTCACCGCTACAGAGGTTTGATTCCACTTTTTTATCTTCATTTCTATTTGTAAAGTGTTGTTTTAATAATATTGTTTTTTGTTTGTGTGTTTTGTTATTCAGTCTCCTGATGATATGAAGTCTATGGCTGTTGAAGCTATTCTTCTTCTGCAAGAGAAGATCAGTGACGATATTGATGAGGAGACTGTTAAGATGCAACTTCCTGTTCCTTCCAAGGTTATTGGATGCGTTATAGGTAAAAGCGGCTCGGTCATAAACCAAATCAGGAAAAGAACCAACGCCAATATCCGTATCTCCAAAGGGAATAACGATGATCTTGTTGAGGTTATTATAGTCCCTAATCAAATTTCAAATCTTTTCTCCTTCCTTTGCTTTATATTCAACTTCGAAATCTCTTGTAATCATTAGGTATCTGGTGAAGTCAGCAGTGTGAGAGATGCTCTCATTCAGATTGTACTAAGACTCCGAGAGGATGTTTTGGGCGATAGAGGCAGTGTCTCTGCTAGGAATCCTCCTGCTGCAAGATCTGATCATTCCGGTTTTACACTTGCTCCTTTTGTATCTTCTGTTCCAGAATATGCTTCTGTAGATTTTGATCAGAGGCGAGAGACAGGGGAAAGCAGCTTGGGAATGGTTTCTTCAGACAGATTCTATGGCTATGAAAGTAGTTTCCCGGTAAGTTCACATTGTAGTTCTTCTGATTCTCTTGGTGACAGAGGTCTTAGTTTTCTTTTATTTTTTGCATAAACAGGCAAGAGATCATGGTTTGGTATCAGTGGGTCCATACTCATATGGAGGGTAAGTTTTGCAAACTACAGCAAAGAACTTGGCTTCTTCTTTATCACTTTGTTTCAAATGGTTTAAAACTTTTTTTTTTATCTATAGATTGTATCAGTCTTCTGCTTTGGAGATTCTTGTCCCGGCGAGTGCAGTGAGTAAAGTTATTGGCAAAGGAGGAGGCAATTTGGAGAACATAAGAAGGGTTTGTTTTCTGAAATCTTTATGATCATTACTTCGGTTTGTTCCTTAGATCTTTTTTGTCATTTGGTAATTGCATCTCTCTGTCTTTCAGATATCAGGAGCGATGGTAGAAGTTTCGGATTCCAAAACTTCTCACGGTGATCGCATTGCTCTCGTATCAGGCACACCTGAACAGATGCGTAGTGCAGAGAACTTGTTCCAAGCTTTTATTATGTCCACTTGAAACAGTCTCTCTGTCTCTAGCTTCTTGGTGAGTTCTTTCTCACCTCGGTTTACTGTAACTGTAGGAGAAGTTGTTTAATTAATAACAACCCGGAATAGAATGATATTCCGGTTTAGCGATCATGTGTCTATGAGCCGTGTACCGTAGCGTTGCTTGTTATTTAAATTCTTGGAAATTACATGCAGAAGACCCTCTATTGTTTATTATAGTTTACTTATTTTCCCTATAGTTTTTATTTTATTTTCACAACCCCGTACCTTTGAGAAACTAATTAAAATGCAGCTATGCAAGTACGGAAATTCTTGAACGGGCCTTGTTGTAATCTAAATATAACGATGTATCATTTCCTACCATACATGTAAATGAAAATACTCGGTACTGTATTTGACACCTATATTATATAACTCTTCTGTATATTTTGTTATGTTACGTAACAGTTTGTGTTCTGCACATGTACACACGGATGATTAACAAACACTGACATATGATTGGTTGGATTTCTCATTTATCATATATAAACTTTGTACGATCATAACAAAAATAGAAAATAATACTGAGAAATAATAGGAGATTGATGATCTGGAAATCGTGTTACAAATCTATTTAGCTGGATGTTATTTATTTATTTTCTTGAATTATGATGCAAGGATATTATTTAAGAAGGAAGGATCTTAGATGTTTCATGAATTTTCATTTCTTGAATCTGTATTTCCGAGTTATGTAACTTATGTTGCTGCTTTTGCATTTAATAGTCACATGTTTCTCTGATGTATTCCATTATTTTGCACCAATCCATACATGTAATTTTTTTTTTTTTTTGCTAAATTGTAAATATCATTTAAGAAATGAACTGTTGAGATTTACAAGATGTGATGAACAAAGTGTAAATCCTTTAAAACATCCTTTAATCCATACCTATATTTTATTGTAATTTTCTCTATATAATTCACACAAATATTTTACTTTAAAAAA
This sequence is a window from Brassica oleracea var. oleracea cultivar TO1000 chromosome C1, BOL, whole genome shotgun sequence. Protein-coding genes within it:
- the LOC106301633 gene encoding protease Do-like 5, chloroplastic, producing the protein MVVALACSSISCTFTPFNRSNSVLACSGSNPDQRRRTVIFGSSLALASSLLASNQQSFPVESAIALEQLKEKEEELEDEEERNVNLFQKTSASVVYIEDIELPKTSSDESNVEENAKIEGTGSGFVWDKLGHIVTNYHVIAKLATDQSGLQRCKVSLVDAMGTRFTKDGKIVGLDPDNDLAVLKIETEGRELKPVALGTSSDLRVGQSCFAIGNPYGYENTLTIGVVSGLGREIPSPNGKSIREAIQTDADINSGNSGGPLLDSYGHTIGVNTATFTRKGTGMSSGVNFAIPIDTVVRTVPYLIVYGTAYRDRF
- the LOC106327328 gene encoding KH domain-containing protein At4g18375, which translates into the protein MSDRKKRKSNHNNNNNDYKNQRRRFSNANAETINKEDLVIYRILCPVGIIGGVIGKSGKVINAIRDTTKAKIKVFDQSPGCTQRVITIYSSVKEKVDVTETETEPLCCAQDALLRVHDTIVSCVESAAGKKTEECRLLVPSSQASGVIGKAGAVIKSIRRRTGASVEVDSKHVSDPSHACALDFDNVVLISGEHKSVKKALYAVSATMYKTNPREQIPLDSTTVQDTPASVIVPSDLSSYVYHSAGVPTFVNASEFQGFAETTSPASHGFGGSPGSKELVLKVLCPVSRIGRVIGREGSTIKGMREASGSRIEVNKANHGDDECVIIVTATESPDDMKSMAVEAILLLQEKISDDIDEETVKMQLPVPSKVIGCVIGKSGSVINQIRKRTNANIRISKGNNDDLVEVSGEVSSVRDALIQIVLRLREDVLGDRGSVSARNPPAARSDHSGFTLAPFVSSVPEYASVDFDQRRETGESSLGMVSSDRFYGYESSFPARDHGLVSVGPYSYGGLYQSSALEILVPASAVSKVIGKGGGNLENIRRISGAMVEVSDSKTSHGDRIALVSGTPEQMRSAENLFQAFIMST
- the LOC106301727 gene encoding uncharacterized protein LOC106301727; its protein translation is MEQVDAGGSTTTVAASTSGESGLDPIARVRKLLFRQMLVGIKDGRFFLGSFHCIDKQGNIILQDTVEYRSIRRSSPSPTEQRCLGMILIPASCRTSCHVDCSIEEQLSLIQLKE